One segment of Brassica napus cultivar Da-Ae chromosome C3, Da-Ae, whole genome shotgun sequence DNA contains the following:
- the LOC106345198 gene encoding succinate dehydrogenase subunit 7A, mitochondrial has product MAFLLNNTSIASHLRLSSQKPDGAFAQSRRGFHVELGTREKDLLAQNDALRRFKSHKKGVGHLKRVGDVLTLVVLAGCCYEIYARATVQKED; this is encoded by the exons ATGGCGTTTTTGCTAAATAACACCTCGATTGCATCTCACCTCCGATTATCTTCCCAG AAGCCGGATGGTGCCTTTGCTCAATCCCGTCGTGGGTTCCATGTGGAGTTAGGAACTCGCGAGAAAGAT CTCTTGGCTCAGAATGATGCTTTGAGGAGATTCAAGTCGCATAAGAAAGGAGTAGGCCATTTGAAAAGGGTTGGAGATGTCCTCACTCTTGTCGTTCTTGCTG GTTGCTGCTATGAGATCTATGCGAGAGCAACGGTGCAAAAGGAAGATTAA